A genomic window from Nitrospira sp. includes:
- a CDS encoding HlyD family efflux transporter periplasmic adaptor subunit, producing the protein MAQHPQSPGGSPPAGPYRIHPKAIRARRNRRLLVVAGLVLVATVAYLVHWYTHDRFWVRTDNAYVTGNLVPVAAQASGIVTQVLAEETQFVNRGDLMIRLDEHQAYAALGRARGRLGEEVRRIAALFINRKQLAEKLRSRRARLELAEHDMDRYQRAAPSGAISKQILQNTADKIASLDAEVRETQAELDSLDAQIGGTTVIAHPAVDLAKHQLIEAHLEYARQQIRAPISGYVAKRKAQVGDRVQPGALLMTIVPLDHLWVEANLRETELQHVRPGQPALVNVSLYGSKQTFHGTVEGLVPGSGSAFALLPPDNSTGNFIHIVERVPVRIALPSDELREHPIRPGLSTVTSINITESGQSVWTSLATPSTAEYETDVYADELPMAESLAKDVIATNLVVRGRGESLDSLLDEEEEIERIVPRKGDMRTSPEGRASSDLDRMRAHRDPAASVFVPRRSPDLGVTTAPLAPAVGPSSGALGPEAGRSRSRLRSGVEMDEGRHAMGTGRH; encoded by the coding sequence ATGGCTCAGCATCCGCAATCCCCCGGTGGCTCACCGCCGGCCGGCCCCTACCGCATCCATCCGAAGGCCATTCGTGCGCGCCGGAATCGACGGCTCCTGGTCGTGGCGGGGTTGGTGCTGGTCGCCACCGTCGCCTATCTGGTGCATTGGTATACGCATGACCGGTTTTGGGTACGAACCGATAACGCCTACGTCACGGGGAACCTGGTGCCGGTGGCGGCGCAGGCCTCCGGCATCGTGACGCAGGTGCTGGCGGAGGAAACGCAGTTTGTCAATCGAGGGGACTTGATGATCCGGTTGGATGAGCATCAAGCCTACGCTGCGCTGGGGAGGGCCCGTGGCCGGTTGGGCGAGGAGGTTCGTCGCATTGCGGCCTTGTTTATCAATCGGAAGCAACTCGCGGAAAAATTACGCTCGCGCCGGGCCCGGCTGGAGTTGGCCGAGCACGACATGGACCGGTATCAACGGGCCGCTCCGAGCGGCGCGATCTCCAAACAGATCCTGCAAAATACCGCGGACAAAATTGCGAGTTTGGACGCAGAGGTGCGAGAGACCCAGGCCGAGCTGGATTCACTGGATGCACAGATCGGGGGCACGACTGTCATAGCCCATCCGGCAGTGGATCTTGCGAAACATCAGCTGATCGAAGCGCACCTGGAGTATGCGCGCCAACAGATCCGGGCTCCCATTTCCGGATATGTGGCCAAGCGCAAAGCCCAGGTGGGAGATCGTGTTCAGCCTGGAGCGCTCCTCATGACCATTGTTCCGCTGGATCATCTGTGGGTCGAAGCGAATTTGCGCGAAACGGAACTGCAGCATGTCCGTCCCGGCCAGCCGGCTCTGGTGAACGTCAGTCTTTACGGATCGAAGCAAACGTTCCATGGCACGGTGGAGGGGCTGGTGCCGGGCAGCGGCAGCGCGTTCGCCCTGTTGCCTCCGGACAATTCGACCGGAAACTTCATTCACATCGTCGAGCGCGTTCCGGTGCGTATCGCCTTACCCTCGGACGAACTCCGGGAACATCCGATCCGGCCTGGCCTGTCGACGGTGACCAGCATCAATATCACCGAGTCCGGGCAATCCGTGTGGACCTCCTTGGCGACCCCCTCCACGGCCGAATACGAGACCGATGTCTATGCGGATGAATTGCCGATGGCGGAATCGCTGGCTAAGGACGTGATCGCGACGAATTTGGTCGTCAGGGGTCGTGGAGAATCGCTCGATTCCCTTCTCGACGAAGAGGAAGAGATTGAACGGATCGTGCCTCGGAAAGGCGATATGCGGACGTCGCCCGAAGGACGGGCTTCGAGTGACCTCGATCGCATGCGTGCGCATCGCGATCCGGCGGCGAGTGTATTCGTTCCGCGAAGAAGTCCTGATCTGGGAGTCACAACGGCTCCTCTCGCGCCCGCAGTCGGTCCAAGCTCCGGGGCGTTGGGGCCCGAGGCAGGGCGTAGTCGCTCACGGCTCAGATCGGGCGTTGAGATGGATGAGGGCAGACATGCCATGGGCACAGGACGTCATTAG